The sequence CAAACGCCGACATCAGTGCCGGTTTCGGCTCATCCGATTCACGGATCACCCGGATCACGTCCTCGATATGCAGAAAGGCGATCATGCGGCCATCCAGAATATGGATGCGCTTTTCCACCTGTTGCAAGCGATGTTGCAAGCGGCGGGTCACGGTATCGCAGCGATACTGGCCCCACTCGGCCAGAATCTGCTTCAGGTTCTTTTGCTGCGGTCGTCCGTCCAGCCCCAGCATCACCAGGTTCAGTGAAGCGGTCCCTTCCAGGCTGGTATGGCTGAGCAAGGCGGCCATGAAAGCCTGCGGGTCCACCGTGCGTGACTTGGGTTCCAGGATCAGCCGCACCGGGTTGTTCTGGTCGGAATCGTCGCGCACTTTGTCCAGCAGCCCCTGCATCAGGGTCTTCAGGGTTTGCTGCTCAGTGGTCAGGCTCTTCTTGCCGGCCTTGACCTGTGGGTTGGTGGCCTCTTCAATCTCCAGCAGTACTTTCTGCGCCGAAGTGCCCGGTGGCAATTCGGTGACGATCACCCGCCACTGCCCACGCGCCAGTTGCTCCACCTCCCAGCGGGCACGCACCCGTATGCTGCCACGGCCACTCTCATAAGCCGACTGCAGCTCGGCATCCGTGCTGATGATCTGCCCGCCTCCCGGGAAATCCGGTGCCGGTACCATGCTGCGCAAGGCCGCCACATCCAGCTCCGGCTGCTCCAGCAGTGCAATGGCCGCAGCGGCCACTTCCTTCAGATTATGCGGCGGGATTTCGGTCGCCATTCCCACCGCAATGCCGGAAGCACCATTGAGCAAGACCATGGGCAAACGAGCGGGCAGCAAGGCCGGCTCCTGGCTAGTACCATCGTAGTTGGGGATGAAATCGACCGTACCCTGATCCAGCTCGGACAGCAGCAGCTCGGCAAACGGCGTCAGCCGGGCTTCGGTATAGCGCATGGCAGCGGCACCATCACCGTCGCGGCTACCAAAATTGCCTTGCCCGTCCACCAGCGGGTAGCGCATCACAAAATCCTGCGCCAGGCGCACCATGGCATCGTAGGCTGCGGTATCACCATGCGGGTGATAATTACCCAGCACCTCACCCACTACCTTGGCACTCTTCACGTGCTTGGCACCCGCCGTAAGCCCCATGCGGCGCATGGCGTACAGGATGCGGCGCTGCACCGGCTTCTGGCCATCGGCCACTTCCGGCAGCGCGCGGCCCTTGACCACGCTCATCGCGTATTCCAGATACGCCCGCTCAGCGTATGCCCCCAGCGACAGTGCATCATCCGGCAAGCCCGCCCCCAGCACAGGAGTGGTCGTTACGGGCGGCGGTGCATCGCTGCCTTCTGCAGTGGGCAGATCATGCAAATCGTTCATTCTTGTTCTTCCTGTACTGCGTCACCGCTTCAGATGTCCACGTCCACTTCGTTGCCATGCCGTTCCATCCATTCGCGACGGCCCGCGGCTTCACCCTTGCCCATCAGCATGCCCATCAAACGCAAGGTCTCCGCCTCCGCGCCATCCTCAATCGACACCCGATACAAGCGGCGGGTATCCGTCGCCATGGTGGTTTCCTTCAGCTGGTCGGCATTCATTTCACCCAGGCCCTTGAAACGGCTGACGGTAATGGCTTCAGCCTTCACGCCCTCATCACGCAGGCGGGCCAGCATGCCATCCCGTTCATCCTCATCCAGCGCATACAGCTTGCGTGCCGGGCGCGCCTTGCCTTGCCCCGCCACATCCACCCGGAACAGCGGCGGCTTGGCGACGTAGAGGTGTCCGGCGGCAATCAGCTGCGGGAAATGGCGGTAGAACAGCGTCAGCAGCAGCACCTGAATATGCGAGCCATCGACATCGGCATCCGACAGAATGATGACTTTGCCGTAACGCAGATTGGCCAGCACGCTGGCAGGTTCGCTCAGATCATGCGGGTCCACGCCGATGGACGCCGCGATATCCGCAATTTCCCGGTTGGCAAACAGCTGGTCACGCGGGGTTTCAAAGGCATTAAGTACCTTGCCGCGCAAGGGCAGTATCGCCTGATACTCCTTGTCGCGTGCCAGTTTGGCGGAGCCCCCGGCAGAGTCCCCTTCCACCAGAAACAGCTCGTTGCGTTCAATATCCTCCGAACCGCAATCGGTCAGCTTGCCGGGCAGGATGGCAATGCCGGAGCTCTTGCGACGTTCGACCTTCTTGCCGGAGCGCAGCCGGTTCATGGCCTGGGCGATAGCCAGCTCAGCCAGCTTGCGGCCCTCGTCCACGTGCTGGTTCAACCACAGCTCAAACGGGGTCTTGACCATGCTGGCGACCAGCTTGAGGGCCTCACGGCTGTTCAGGCGCTCCTTGGTCTGGCCCTGGAACTGTGGGTCCAGCACTTTAGCGGACAACACGTAGCGCACCTTGCTCCACACATCCTCCGCTTGCAGCTTGACCCCACGCGGCAGCAGGTTGTGGTGGTCGATGAACTCGCGTAACGCCTCAAACAGGCCCGTACGCAGGCCCGCCTCATGCGTGCCACCCAATGCAGTCGGGATCAGATTGACATAGGATTCGCCACTACCGGCTTCCGGCGTCCACGCCACCGCCCATGCTGCGCCTTCGCCTTCCGCAAAGGTGTCACTGTCGCCCGGTTTGCCACAGTAGCGTGCATCCGAAAAGATGGGTACCAGCAGCTCGCTCTCGGCACACAGCTCCGCCAGATAGCCGGGCAAACCTTGCGGGTAATTCCAGCTGCGTACCTCCTCAGTGCCATCGTGCTTTTCTACGGTCAAGTTGACGGAAATGCCCGGCAGCAGCACGGCCTTGGCGCGCAGCAGGCGTTCCAGTTCCTGCATGGATACTTTGGGGGACTCGAAGTAACGTGCATCCGGCCACACGCGAACCCGGGTACCGCTACGGCGCTGACCACAGGTACCCGTCACCTGCAACGGCTCCACCACATCACCACCGGCAAACACCAGGCGATGAACCTGCCCTTCGCGCATCACCTCAACTTCCAGCCGAGTAGACAGCGCATTGGTCACAGACACACCAACACCATGCAGACCACCGGAGAAGCTGTAGGCGCCACCATCTTTCTTGTTGAACTTGCCCCCGGCATGCAAGCGGGTGAATA is a genomic window of Leeia aquatica containing:
- the parC gene encoding DNA topoisomerase IV subunit A, yielding MNDLHDLPTAEGSDAPPPVTTTPVLGAGLPDDALSLGAYAERAYLEYAMSVVKGRALPEVADGQKPVQRRILYAMRRMGLTAGAKHVKSAKVVGEVLGNYHPHGDTAAYDAMVRLAQDFVMRYPLVDGQGNFGSRDGDGAAAMRYTEARLTPFAELLLSELDQGTVDFIPNYDGTSQEPALLPARLPMVLLNGASGIAVGMATEIPPHNLKEVAAAAIALLEQPELDVAALRSMVPAPDFPGGGQIISTDAELQSAYESGRGSIRVRARWEVEQLARGQWRVIVTELPPGTSAQKVLLEIEEATNPQVKAGKKSLTTEQQTLKTLMQGLLDKVRDDSDQNNPVRLILEPKSRTVDPQAFMAALLSHTSLEGTASLNLVMLGLDGRPQQKNLKQILAEWGQYRCDTVTRRLQHRLQQVEKRIHILDGRMIAFLHIEDVIRVIRESDEPKPALMSAFGLSEIQAEDILEIRLRQLARLEGFKIESELNALREEEASLRHLLGDEGARRQLVIDEIRADTERFGDARRTHIEAAERAGSSKVVPNEPVTLIVSRNGWLRARSGHGIEAANLGFKEGDSLLAMVETRTIHPLLLIDSKGRSYQIDPVDVPTGRGDGVPLSTLVELQDKAKVAQVFSAAPEQALLVANSGGYGFVCKASDLMTRQRAGKVFMSLEAGEVPLPPLPVPEARDAGWFGFLSDAGKLLLVSAPEIKQLPKGRGVILSTLDADDRLANLYWCDSARFEVNITLRTGRSENVTLEGERFTEYTGKRARKGKPFLKRGQRTDSLF
- the parE gene encoding DNA topoisomerase IV subunit B gives rise to the protein MSKVYDESSVRVLKGLEPVKERPGMYTRTTDPTHICQEVIDNAADEALGGFAKRIEVTLHRDGSLTVADDGRGIPVGLHPEEQVPVVELVFTRLHAGGKFNKKDGGAYSFSGGLHGVGVSVTNALSTRLEVEVMREGQVHRLVFAGGDVVEPLQVTGTCGQRRSGTRVRVWPDARYFESPKVSMQELERLLRAKAVLLPGISVNLTVEKHDGTEEVRSWNYPQGLPGYLAELCAESELLVPIFSDARYCGKPGDSDTFAEGEGAAWAVAWTPEAGSGESYVNLIPTALGGTHEAGLRTGLFEALREFIDHHNLLPRGVKLQAEDVWSKVRYVLSAKVLDPQFQGQTKERLNSREALKLVASMVKTPFELWLNQHVDEGRKLAELAIAQAMNRLRSGKKVERRKSSGIAILPGKLTDCGSEDIERNELFLVEGDSAGGSAKLARDKEYQAILPLRGKVLNAFETPRDQLFANREIADIAASIGVDPHDLSEPASVLANLRYGKVIILSDADVDGSHIQVLLLTLFYRHFPQLIAAGHLYVAKPPLFRVDVAGQGKARPARKLYALDEDERDGMLARLRDEGVKAEAITVSRFKGLGEMNADQLKETTMATDTRRLYRVSIEDGAEAETLRLMGMLMGKGEAAGRREWMERHGNEVDVDI